The Gordonia terrae genome contains the following window.
GTGACGAGCGACTGGCCGGCGAACTCGGCGACATCTTCGCCTCGGCGCTCGATCCGCGGACCCGCTGTTGGGTCCTGCATCCCGATGGAAGTTGGGTCGCGTCACCCGCCGAAGGCGAGGAGGTCCGCGACCACCAGCGACAGATGATGCGGCGCAATCGACGTCGGCCGGAGACAAGTTCGTGACCGGCACCGGCCCGTAACCTTCGACCTCTACCATCACCACCGATATGGCGAAGAAGACGAATGAGGTGTGGGCCGCGGGCGGCGTGGTCTGGCGGCCGAAGGGCTCCGGTTCCGCCGGGGCCGACGCTGTCGGGAACGGCGATCTCGAGATCGCGGTCGTCCACCGCCCGAAGTACGACGACTGGACGCTGCCCAAGGGAAAAGCCGAGTCGGGTGAGACGCTCATCGACACCGCGGTGCGCGAGATCGCCGAGGAGACCGGACAACACGTCATCCTCGGCCGGCACCTCGACGACGTCCACTACGACTTGGGCAGTACGCGCAAGCATGTGCGCTACTGGTCGGCCCGGGCGCTCGACGGGGAGTTCGTCGCCGGCAGCGAGGTCGACGAACTGCGTTGGCTCTCGGTCGACAAGGCCCGGGAGACGCTGAGTTACCCGCTCGACCGGGCGATCCTGGAAGAGTTCGTACGACTCCCCGCGGACCTGCATACGTTTCTCCTGGTCCGGCACGCCAAGGCCGGCCGGCGCTCGACGTACAAGGGCGACGACCGGCTGCGGCCGTTGGACAAGCTGGGCCGCGCGCAGGCAGACGCCCTGGCCCCGCTGCTGGTGGCGTTCGGGGCGAGGCGAGTTCACTCGGCTGATCGCGTGCGTTGCGAGCAGACCCTGGAACCGCTACGCGAGCGCCTCGGCGTCGAGTTGCACAGCGAGCCGGATCTGTCGGAGGAGACGTACCGGACGAATCCGGTGGCGGCGCAACGTCGGATACTCCAGCTCGCGACCGACGCGACGTCGACGCCGGCGGTCTGCAGTCAGGGGAAGGTGATCCCGCCCCTCATGGACTGGTGGGCCGACCGGGACGCGATCGCGCTTCCCAAGGCGTCCAATCGCAAGGGAAGCGTGTGGGTTCTGTCGCTCCACGACGGCAGGTTGGTGGCGGCCGATCACATCGCCGGGCCACTCCCCACAGCCTGACGCCGGACAACACCGACGTAGACCCATGGCCCGAACACAGTTCAGCCCCCGGCGGGGGAAGTACGCCGGGGGCTGAACTGTGGTTGTCGACCGCGGTTTCCGCGGTTCAGCGACGAGTGGTCTTCTTTGCCGCGGTCTTCTTTGCGGCGGTCTTCTTGGCCGGAGCCTTCTTCGCGGCCGTGGCCTTCTTGGCCGGCGCGGCCTTCTTGGCCGGAGCCTTCTTCGCGGCGGTCGTGGTCTTCTTGGCCGCGGTGGTCTTGGCCGGAGCCTTCTTGGCCGCCGTGGTCTTCTTGGCCGCGGTGGTCTTGGCCGGAGCCTTCTTGGCCGCCGTGGTCTTCTTGGCCGCGGTGGTGGCCTTCTTGGCTGCGGTCTTCTTTGCCGGGGCAGCCTTCTTGGCAGCCGTGGCGGTGGTTCCGCTGCCGCGCTTCACAGCCGGGCCGGTGGCGGACAGCTTCTGCTTGCCGGCGACGACGGCCTTGAACTGAGCGCCCGGACGGAATGCCGGAACCGATGTCGCGCGGACCTTCACGGTCTCGCCGGTGCGCGGGTTGCGGGCGACGCGCGGTGCGCGCTTCCGCTTCTCGAATACGCCGAAGCCGGTGATCGTCACGCTCTCGCCCTTGTTGACAGCGCGCACGATCGTGTCGACGACGAGCTCGACGGCTTCAGTCGCAGTCTTGCGATCCGCGTCGAGCTTCTTGGTCAGCTCATCAATGAGCTCCGCCTTGTTCATGAGTACCTCCGCAAGCTGATCTGACCGAGTTTCGGCCAGCTACCAACACACGGTAAACGTCGGATGTGAAAACGTCCATCTTCCACGCCAATTAGGATGCCGTGTTGCGAAATCGTATGGCAGCTCACGAGGGTGCCGCCGCGGCGAGATGACCCCGCCGCGGCGACGGGAGATCAGTCCGCGAGGGTCCGCGGCTTGAACGCCGGACGCGTCGACTCGAACGCGGAAATCGCGTCTACCTGGCGCAACGTGAGTCCGATGTCGTCGAGACCCTCCATCAGGCGCCACCGGGTGTAGTCATCAATTGCCAACGGCACCACGAGGTCTCCGGCGGTGACCGTCTTATCGACAAGGCTCACGGTCACTTCGAGTCCCGGATTCTCCTCGAGCCGCTTCCAGAGCAGTTCGACGTCGGACTGCTCGACCTGGGCGGCCACCAGGCCCGCCTTGCCCGAGTTGCCGCGGAAGATGTCGGCGAAGCGGGACGAGATCACCACGCGGAAACCGAAATCGGACAGGGCCCAGACCGCGTGCTCGCGCGAGGAGCCGGTGCCGAAGTCGGGACCGGCGACCAGGACCGACCCGCGGCTCCAGGGCTCGTTGTTGAGGATGAAGTCGGGATCGGTCCGCCAGCCGGCGAACAGACCGTCCTCAAAGCCGGTGCGTGTCACCCGCTTCAGATAGACGGCCGGGATGATCTGGTCGGTGTCGACATTGCTGCGCCGCAGCGGGACGCCGATGCCGGTGTGTTCGGTGAACGGTTCCATCAGGAAAGCCCCTGTTCGAATGATGTGGCTGGGATGTGGTTCGGACCGTGACTCAACCGAGATCGGCGGGCGCCGACAGTGAGTCGAGATCGGCGGGCGCCGACAGGGTGCCGCGCAGCGCGGTGGCCGCGGCCACTCCCGGCGACACGAGGTGGGTTCGACCACCCTTGCCCTGGCGCCCTTCGAAATTCCGGTTCGACGTCGATGCGCATCGCTCACCCGGGGCGAGTTGATCCGGGTTCATGCCGAGACACATCGAGCATCCGGCCTGCCGCCACTCGGCGCCCGCCGCGACGAAGATCTCGCCGAGCCCTTCGTCCTCGGCCTGCGCGCGCACGCGCATCGAGCCGGGGACGATCAGCATCCGCATGCCGTCCGCGACCTTGCGACCCTTGAGGATGCCCGCGACCTCGCGCAGATCCTCGATCCGGCCGTTCGTGCACGAGCCCACGAAGACCGTGTCCACCTTGATGTCACGCAGCGGCGTTCCGGGCTCGAGGCCCATGTACTCCAGCGCCTTCGCCGCGGCGCCGGCCTTGACCTCGTCGCCGTAGTCGGCCGGGTCCGGCACCGCGGCGCCGAGCGGCGCACCCTGGCCCGGGTTGGTTCCCCACGTGACAAAGGGGGTCAGCGTGGTGGCGTCGATGTGCACCTCGGCGTCGAAAGTGGCGTCGGGATCGGTGCGCAGACTGTCCCAATAGGCAACAGCGGCATCCCAATCGGCACCGGCCGGAGCGTGCGGACGACCCTTGAGGAACTCATAGGTGGTCTCGTCGGGCGCGATCATCCCGGCCCGGGCCCCCGCCTCGATCGACATGTTGCACACCGTCATCCGGGCTTCCATGGACAGCTTGCGGATCGCCTCGCCGCGGTACTCCAACACGTAGCCCTGGCCACCGCCGGTGCCGATCTTCGCGATGATCGCGAGGATCAGGTCCTTGCTCGTCACACCCGGCGGCAGCTCGCCGTCGACGTTGATGGCCATCGTCTTGAACGGGCGCAACGACAGTGTCTGGGTGGCGAGGACGTGCTCGACCTCGCTGGTGCCGATTCCCATCGCGATCGCACCGAAGGCACCATGTGTCGACGTGTGACTGTCGCCGCACACCACGGTCATGCCGGGCTGGGTGAGGCCCAGCTGCGGCCCGACGACATGGACGATGCCCTGCTCGGCATCTCCCATGGGATGCAGACGGACGCCGAACTCTTCGCAGTTGCTGCGGAGGGTATCGACCTGGGTGCGCGAGACCGGGTCGGCGATGGGCTTGTCGATGTCCACCGTCGGGACATTGTGATCCTCGGTCGCGATCGTCAGGTCGGGTCGCCGAACCGGACGTCCGGCGAGGCGCAGGCCCTCGAAGGCCTGCGGACTGGTGACCTCGTGCACGAGGTGGAGGTCGATGTAGATCAGGTCGGGATTGGTGTTGCCGGACGCGTCGACGTCACCGGGGACCACGACGTGGTCGCGCCACACCTTCTCGGCGAGAGTTAGCGGCTGGGCTGGGCTGTTGCTCATGGCTGCACTCGTTATCTGTCTCGGGTTCTTCGGACTCTGCACGCGATGTTGGCGAACTGGCTGGCTTTCGAGCGTGCATCTCACTATTTGGACAGCTAGTATCGTCCTATGGGAAAGGATACCGCATCTGCGGTCAGCAGCGGAATCGGTGTGCTCGACAAGTCGGTGGCGGTGCTGCACGCGATCGCCGAGGCCCCGTGCAATCTGTCGGAGCTCTGCGATCGGACCGGACTGCCCCGGGCGACGGCACACCGGCTCGCGGTCGGGCTCGAGACCCACCGCTTCCTCATCAGGGACGTCACCGGACGCTGGCAACCCGGCCCCGTCCTCGGCGAACTCGCCTCCTCGGCACACGATCCCGTCACCGAGTCGGCGCTCATGGTCCTCCCCCGGCTTCGTGACATCACCGGCGAATCGGTCCAGGTCTATCGCCGCGAAGGAGCCGAACGCGTCTGCGTCGCGGCGATGGAACCACCGACCGGCCTGCGGGACACCGTCCCGGTGGGCACCCGCTTCCCGATGAGCGCGGGGTCGGCGGCGAAGGTCCTCCTCGCCTGGGCGGACCCAGCAACCCAGCGGGCGCTCGTGCCGGACAGTGTCTTCAGCGAGCGGGCGCTGCACGAGATCCGCCGCCGCGGGTGGGCGCAGAGCGCCGGTGAACGAGCCGCCGGGGTGGCGAGTGTGTCGGCTCCGGTACGCGACGGCAACGGTGACGTCGTCGCGGCGATATCGGTGTCCGGGCCCATCGACCGGATGGGGCGCCGGCCCGGTGCGCGCTGGGCGGCCGACCTGCTCGCCGCCGCGGACGCGATCCACAAACGTCTTCAGGCCGCTCGTCCCTGAGCCCAGAGCCGTTGCACCCGGAGCCGTTCCGATGCAACGGCCGGTGGGCTAGCGTCAGGGCATGGGAGTCAATCAACGTAGTCAGATCGTCATGTCCGAGGACGAGATCGCGGAGTTCGTCGCGCGCAGCCGGACCGCGACCCTCGCCACCACCGGACCCGACGGGAGCATCCACCTGGTGGCGATGTGGTACGGGATCGTCGACGGCGACATCTGGTTCGAGACGAAATCCAAGTCCCAGAAGGCGGTCAACATCCGCCGCAACAGCCGGTGTTCGGTGATGATCGAGGACGGCGACACCTACGACACCCTCCGAGGCGTCACCTTCGAGGGGGTCGCCGAGATCCTCGACGACCCGGACTCATGTCTGAAGGTGGGCATCAGCGTCTGGGAGCGCTACACCGCGCCCTACACCGAAGAATCGCGGCCGTTCGTGGAGCAGATGATGAACAAGCGCGTCGCCGTGCGGATCAGACCGTCTCGCACACGTTCCTGGGACCACCGCAAGCTCGGCATCCCCGAGATGCCGGCCTCCGGAAGCACCGCCGAATTCCTGTGACCCGACGCCGATGACGGCCGCCGTCCGTGTCTCGATGTGATCATCGCGACACGGACGAGATGGCCTGCCACACAATGAAAAACACCCTCCCCCTGCAGTGCAGAGGGAGGGTGTTTCTCGTAGCCCCGACGGGATTCGAACCCGCGCTACCGCCTTGAGAGGGCGGCGTCCTAGGCCGCTAGACGACGGGGCCATGGGAACTTCCGGCGATCAAGACCTTAGCACGGTCTCGATCTCTTTCTGTCCGCTGGGGTACCAGGACTCGAACCTAGAATGGCGGTACCAGAAACCGCTGTGTTGCCAATTACACCATACCCCATTGGCTTGGTTCTCCTTGCGGAAAACTGCCGAGAAAGAGAGTATCAAAGGGTTGCCGGAAGTCCGCAAACGTGCAGCTCAGAGGCCTTATTTGGCCGCAATCTCCCGAGCCGAGGACAGGCGCGCGAGCGTCTTGTCGCGACCCAGGATCTCCATCGACTCGAACAGCGGAGGACTGACCTGGGAGCCGGTCACGGCCACCCGCACCGGACCGAACGCCTTGCGCGGTTTGAGCCCGAGATCGTCCACCAGCGCGGCGTTCAGCGCATCCTGCAGCGCAGCCGTCGTGAAGGAATCCAGCGACTCGATCGCGGCGATGGTGGCGTCCAGAACCGCCACGGCGTCGGCGCCCAGGTTCTTGCTCGCGGCCTTCTCGTCGATCGTGAACTCGGCGTCCGAGACGTAGACGAACGAGATGAGATCCCAGGCATCCCCCAGGACCTGGATACGCGTCTGCACCAGCTCGGCCAGAGCTGCGAAGGTCTCGCCATCGGCGGTCTCGGTGAGCTTGCCCTGCGCGACGAGGTACGACTTGAGCCGAGCGGTGAAGTCACCGAGGTCCAGCCGGCGGATGTGCTCGGCATTGATGGCGTCGGCCTTCTTCTGGTCGAATCGCGCAGGGTTGGAATTGACCTGTCGCACATCGAAAGCCGTGATCATCTCGTCCAGGCTGAAGACATCGACATCACTCTTGTAGCCCCAGCCGAGCAGCGCGAGGTAGTTGAGCAGACCCTCCGGGATGAATCCGCGATCCCGATGATGGAAGAGATTCGACTGCGGGTCGCGCTTGGAGAGCTTCTTGTTGCCCTCCCCCATCACGAACGGAAGGTGGCCGAAGGCCGGGACCGCGTCGGCTACGCCGATGCGGATCAGCGCGTCGTAGAGCGCCAGCTGACGCGGGGTGGAGGAGAAGAGGTCCTCCCCGCGCAGGACGTGGGTGATCTTCATCATGGCGTCGTCGACCGGATTGACCAAGGTGTAGAGCGGATCGCCCGAGGCGCGCGTGAGGGCGAAATCCGGCACGGTACCCGCCTTGATCGTCGTGGTTCCGCGCACGAGATCGTCCCACGAGATGTCGGTGTCCGGCATACGAAGGCGGACAACGGGTTTGCGCCCTTCGTCCACATACGCCGCGCGCTGCTCGGCGGTCAGGTCACGGTCGAAGTTGTCGTAACCCAGCTTCGGGTCACGGCCGGCGGCGCGGTGACGGGCCTCGACCTCCTCGGGGGTGGAGAAGGCCTCGTAGGCCTCGCCCGCCGCGAGCAACCGCGCGACGACTTCGGCATGGAGGTCTCGACGCTCGGACTGCCGGTAGGGTCCGTACGGGCCGCCGACCTCGGGCCCCTCGTCCCAGTCGAGCCCGAGCCACCGGAGCGCGTCGAGGATGGCCGCGTAGGACTCCTCGCTGTCGCGCGCGGCATCGGTGTCCTCGATGCGGAAGACGAAGGTGCCCCCGTCGTGGCGGGCCTGGACGAAGTTGAAGAGCGCGGTTCGCACGAGCCCCACGTGCGGCGTCCCCGTCGGAGACGGACAGAATCGGACGCGCACACCCTCAGTACTGGTCATGGGCTCAGGGTATCGAAGCGGTGCTGCGCTCCCGACACGCCCGCCGTCAGGCCCGGTGCCGCTCGCAGAACTCGACGAGGACCCGATTCACCTCGGCCGGCTGTTCGAGATAGCCGAAATGCCCGGCCCGTTCGATCTCGACGTACTGCGCGCCCGGAATGGCCTCGGCCACTTCGCGCGCCAGCTTCGCCGGCAACGTCCGATCGTCGGCGAAACCGACGACCAGCGCCGGCCGGTCGATTCCGCGGTAGGCGGCGAGGCGGTCGGACTCCTTGTTGTGCAGTTCGAGCTGCGCGCGGACCCCCGGGGTGATCGTCTGCGGTGAGAACCCGATGATGTCGAGCCAGTCACGCGCCGTGCGGTCGTCGTCGAGCGTGTGCGGCGACAGGTTCAGATGGGCGGTGATGGCGGCCTCGTACTCCGGCGGCAGCTTTATCTTGTTGTCGTACAGCGCGCGCTCGCCGGCCGAGATCGCCTCCTGCAGTGGGGTGTTGCGGCCATACGTCGCGACCATCACCGCAGCTTTCACCACATCTGGCCGCGCCAGCGCCAACTCCTGGGTGATCCGGGCGCCCAGCGAGGTGCCGATCACGATCGCCGGGCCTCGTCCGAGATGCTCGATCAGCGCAGCCGTGTCGGCGACCATGTCATCGAGCGTGAAGCCCTCGGCACACTCCGAAGACGGCGCCACACCACGGTTGTCGAAGGTCACCACGGTGAATCCGGCCTTCACCAGAGCCGGTTCCTGGTGGGCCTTCCACACCCGTCCGGGACTGCCGGTCCCCATCACCATGACGACCAGCGGGCCGGAACCGGCCACGCTGTAGGAGATGTCGATGCCGTTGACTCGAGCCGTGCTGGGAGCTGTCACTTGTCCACCACCGGGTTGGAGAGCGTACCGATACCTTCGACGGTCACCGAGACGCGCTGGCCGGCGACCATGGGGCCCACGCCTTCCGGGGTGCCCGTGAGGATCACGTCGCCCGGCAGCAGGGTCATGACGCGCGAGATCCACTCGACGATCTCGCCGACGTCGTGGAGCATCAGCGACGTGCGGGTCCGCTGCTTGACCTCGCCATCGAGTTCCGTCACGAGCTCGACGTCGGACGGGTCGAATGCGGTATCGATCCATGGACCGAGCGGACAGAAGGTGTCGTAACCCTTCCCGCGGGTCCACTGCCCGTCGGCCTGCTGGTGATCGCGGGCGGTCACGTCGTTGGCGACCGTGTAACCGAGGATCACGTCTTTGGCCTGTGCCGCCTTCACGTCCTTGCACGCCCGTCCGATGACGATCGCGAGTTCGCCTTCGTAGTCCACACGTTCCGACGACGGTGGGCGCACGATGGGCAGCTCGGGACCGATGATCGACGTGTTCGGCTTGAGGAAGATCACCGGGTCGGCGGGCGCTTCACCACCCATCTCCGCGGCGTGCGCGGCGTAGTTCTTGCCGATGCAGATCACCTTGCTGGCCAGGATCGGGGCCAGGACCCGCACATCTGCCGCCTTCCACGAGCGACCGGTGAACGTCGGCGTGCCGAAGGGGTGCTCGGCGATCTCCTTCATGACGGCATCGCCACCGTCGCCCTCGACGGACACGAATGCCACGCCGTCAGGACTCGCAATTCGACCTAAGCGCATGTCCAGACCCTATCGCACCGCCGATCCCAGACGTTGGGAGCCGAGTTGGCCGACCGAGGCGGTAGTTCTACAATGTGGGCATATTATTTCACATATTGAGATTGAT
Protein-coding sequences here:
- a CDS encoding fumarylacetoacetate hydrolase family protein — translated: MRLGRIASPDGVAFVSVEGDGGDAVMKEIAEHPFGTPTFTGRSWKAADVRVLAPILASKVICIGKNYAAHAAEMGGEAPADPVIFLKPNTSIIGPELPIVRPPSSERVDYEGELAIVIGRACKDVKAAQAKDVILGYTVANDVTARDHQQADGQWTRGKGYDTFCPLGPWIDTAFDPSDVELVTELDGEVKQRTRTSLMLHDVGEIVEWISRVMTLLPGDVILTGTPEGVGPMVAGQRVSVTVEGIGTLSNPVVDK
- a CDS encoding IclR family transcriptional regulator; amino-acid sequence: MGKDTASAVSSGIGVLDKSVAVLHAIAEAPCNLSELCDRTGLPRATAHRLAVGLETHRFLIRDVTGRWQPGPVLGELASSAHDPVTESALMVLPRLRDITGESVQVYRREGAERVCVAAMEPPTGLRDTVPVGTRFPMSAGSAAKVLLAWADPATQRALVPDSVFSERALHEIRRRGWAQSAGERAAGVASVSAPVRDGNGDVVAAISVSGPIDRMGRRPGARWAADLLAAADAIHKRLQAARP
- the leuD gene encoding 3-isopropylmalate dehydratase small subunit; the encoded protein is MEPFTEHTGIGVPLRRSNVDTDQIIPAVYLKRVTRTGFEDGLFAGWRTDPDFILNNEPWSRGSVLVAGPDFGTGSSREHAVWALSDFGFRVVISSRFADIFRGNSGKAGLVAAQVEQSDVELLWKRLEENPGLEVTVSLVDKTVTAGDLVVPLAIDDYTRWRLMEGLDDIGLTLRQVDAISAFESTRPAFKPRTLAD
- a CDS encoding alpha/beta fold hydrolase, coding for MTAPSTARVNGIDISYSVAGSGPLVVMVMGTGSPGRVWKAHQEPALVKAGFTVVTFDNRGVAPSSECAEGFTLDDMVADTAALIEHLGRGPAIVIGTSLGARITQELALARPDVVKAAVMVATYGRNTPLQEAISAGERALYDNKIKLPPEYEAAITAHLNLSPHTLDDDRTARDWLDIIGFSPQTITPGVRAQLELHNKESDRLAAYRGIDRPALVVGFADDRTLPAKLAREVAEAIPGAQYVEIERAGHFGYLEQPAEVNRVLVEFCERHRA
- a CDS encoding PPOX class F420-dependent oxidoreductase, yielding MGVNQRSQIVMSEDEIAEFVARSRTATLATTGPDGSIHLVAMWYGIVDGDIWFETKSKSQKAVNIRRNSRCSVMIEDGDTYDTLRGVTFEGVAEILDDPDSCLKVGISVWERYTAPYTEESRPFVEQMMNKRVAVRIRPSRTRSWDHRKLGIPEMPASGSTAEFL
- a CDS encoding NUDIX hydrolase, whose translation is MAKKTNEVWAAGGVVWRPKGSGSAGADAVGNGDLEIAVVHRPKYDDWTLPKGKAESGETLIDTAVREIAEETGQHVILGRHLDDVHYDLGSTRKHVRYWSARALDGEFVAGSEVDELRWLSVDKARETLSYPLDRAILEEFVRLPADLHTFLLVRHAKAGRRSTYKGDDRLRPLDKLGRAQADALAPLLVAFGARRVHSADRVRCEQTLEPLRERLGVELHSEPDLSEETYRTNPVAAQRRILQLATDATSTPAVCSQGKVIPPLMDWWADRDAIALPKASNRKGSVWVLSLHDGRLVAADHIAGPLPTA
- a CDS encoding HU family DNA-binding protein, translating into MNKAELIDELTKKLDADRKTATEAVELVVDTIVRAVNKGESVTITGFGVFEKRKRAPRVARNPRTGETVKVRATSVPAFRPGAQFKAVVAGKQKLSATGPAVKRGSGTTATAAKKAAPAKKTAAKKATTAAKKTTAAKKAPAKTTAAKKTTAAKKAPAKTTAAKKTTTAAKKAPAKKAAPAKKATAAKKAPAKKTAAKKTAAKKTTRR
- the leuC gene encoding 3-isopropylmalate dehydratase large subunit, with product MSNSPAQPLTLAEKVWRDHVVVPGDVDASGNTNPDLIYIDLHLVHEVTSPQAFEGLRLAGRPVRRPDLTIATEDHNVPTVDIDKPIADPVSRTQVDTLRSNCEEFGVRLHPMGDAEQGIVHVVGPQLGLTQPGMTVVCGDSHTSTHGAFGAIAMGIGTSEVEHVLATQTLSLRPFKTMAINVDGELPPGVTSKDLILAIIAKIGTGGGQGYVLEYRGEAIRKLSMEARMTVCNMSIEAGARAGMIAPDETTYEFLKGRPHAPAGADWDAAVAYWDSLRTDPDATFDAEVHIDATTLTPFVTWGTNPGQGAPLGAAVPDPADYGDEVKAGAAAKALEYMGLEPGTPLRDIKVDTVFVGSCTNGRIEDLREVAGILKGRKVADGMRMLIVPGSMRVRAQAEDEGLGEIFVAAGAEWRQAGCSMCLGMNPDQLAPGERCASTSNRNFEGRQGKGGRTHLVSPGVAAATALRGTLSAPADLDSLSAPADLG
- the gltX gene encoding glutamate--tRNA ligase, with translation MTSTEGVRVRFCPSPTGTPHVGLVRTALFNFVQARHDGGTFVFRIEDTDAARDSEESYAAILDALRWLGLDWDEGPEVGGPYGPYRQSERRDLHAEVVARLLAAGEAYEAFSTPEEVEARHRAAGRDPKLGYDNFDRDLTAEQRAAYVDEGRKPVVRLRMPDTDISWDDLVRGTTTIKAGTVPDFALTRASGDPLYTLVNPVDDAMMKITHVLRGEDLFSSTPRQLALYDALIRIGVADAVPAFGHLPFVMGEGNKKLSKRDPQSNLFHHRDRGFIPEGLLNYLALLGWGYKSDVDVFSLDEMITAFDVRQVNSNPARFDQKKADAINAEHIRRLDLGDFTARLKSYLVAQGKLTETADGETFAALAELVQTRIQVLGDAWDLISFVYVSDAEFTIDEKAASKNLGADAVAVLDATIAAIESLDSFTTAALQDALNAALVDDLGLKPRKAFGPVRVAVTGSQVSPPLFESMEILGRDKTLARLSSAREIAAK